The following proteins are encoded in a genomic region of Candidatus Latescibacter sp.:
- a CDS encoding 4Fe-4S binding protein has translation MQKKKYQLTRNCIQLFFTILVLIVGYRFYGFVRYYETYGETPYFGRPPSVEAFLPISSLMSLKYTVLTGEINDIHPAGLVIFVAILVIAVLFKKAFCSWICPVGFLSEFLWKSGERLFGKNVGMPFVL, from the coding sequence TTGCAGAAGAAAAAGTATCAGCTCACGCGAAACTGCATCCAGTTGTTTTTCACGATCCTGGTCTTGATTGTGGGGTACCGGTTTTACGGTTTCGTACGGTACTATGAGACCTACGGTGAAACACCGTATTTCGGACGCCCTCCTTCTGTCGAGGCATTTCTGCCGATCAGCAGCCTGATGAGCCTCAAGTACACTGTACTCACCGGCGAGATCAATGACATTCATCCCGCCGGTCTCGTCATTTTTGTCGCCATACTAGTCATCGCTGTCCTTTTCAAAAAGGCGTTCTGCAGTTGGATATGCCCCGTCGGATTCCTTTCTGAATTCCTGTGGAAATCGGGGGAAAGGCTGTTTGGGAAAAACGTCGGGATGCCGTTTGTTCT
- a CDS encoding NifU family protein, whose translation MLPLEARVEKALELVRPYLRADGGDVEFVGLSDDNVVTVKLTGACHGCPSSQMTLQMGVERILKEKVPEVARVEAL comes from the coding sequence ATATTACCGCTCGAAGCGCGGGTCGAGAAAGCGCTGGAGTTGGTACGGCCATATCTGCGGGCTGACGGCGGAGATGTAGAGTTTGTGGGGCTCAGCGATGATAATGTCGTCACCGTGAAACTCACCGGCGCCTGCCACGGGTGTCCGAGTTCACAGATGACACTGCAGATGGGTGTGGAGCGGATTCTCAAAGAGAAGGTACCTGAAGTTGCACGGGTGGAAGCGTTATAG